The sequence TTCTTTATAATAACTGCGCATCTACTTCTTTGATGTGACATCTACGCGCAACCAAAAAGCTAACGGAGTCCAGGCATGCGCCTTGTGTTATTGGCTTATTGCACCGTTGATTCACTCGATCACACAACGTACTTATTTATTTAACTATCACTATCACATTCGTGATCCAGTGTCAGCTCTGATACGGCACAAGTTGAGTCAAGCAGGTCTCCGGCCGGAGGTTCGCCGTAGAGCTGGAGAAGCACTCCACATCGCGAAAAGTCAGAATCAGACCACTTGTTTTTTTTTATCACTGCAGTTTTTCCCATTGATGAGGGATACAGCTGTACGTGTATATATGTTTGAAAAAATCAATGAAAGCGGCGGGAAGAAGATCCCTACAACCGTACCTATAAGGGATATATGATTCTAATCGACTAAGAAATTCTTCGGCCGATCACAATCGATCTTTGATTCTTCATCAACTGGTAATTCGGTAGTTGCACATTTTAGAAATTAACCGTGTCTAAGTCCAGGTCCATAAATGTTGTCATTATGTAATTTGAAAGGTCTTGCTGATATATAGATATAATttacaaaaatatcaaacatccgACTTATAAATTATTGTGAAAACTGCGCGGAAAAACTAATGGTAGCAAGGTAAAATGTTATGGCGCCTAGCATTCACACTTGGAAACACTACCTGAAGGAGGGACTACAAGTTACTCAGACCAGAGCTAAACCAGTCAAGGCAGATAAGATCAGTGTCTGGATAGAACAGAACCGTAGAACTATTGTTCTATGGTTTCGGTTCAAACAAAAAAGGAAGTCATATGGCACACCATGGTGTGCCAATCTAAAATCATTTTTGGTTTGTTGCCATGGACTATAGACAAAATCGTACACAATCGGTGTGTTTGTCATCGTGATAGTCACTCTACAAGTAGTACAACAATCATCGTTGAGAAATAATATATGTACAAACTTGGTGTGCTGTCATATAGATAGATATAGTGCCAGCAGCCCAAGACATATAAGATTATTAGCAGGGCAGGATAATGGCCACTGATACGCCCTAGGCCGTTGACATTGCAACGGTCGCTGAACCTGAACTCCTGGAGCATCGTACGTACGGGCATCTATTTCTATACAATAAAAACAAGAGTGTTCCGCGAACGAACCTTTCTATATTTCATTATTGCTGCCTACGTATGTACCTACCCCTACAAGATCAGCGTCAAGTTTTGTTTTTTCGGCAAGAAGATCAGCATCAAGTCGGTGTGCTGTAGGATACGTATGCTTTACCGGCCATTGTTCTGGTACATCGTCTTTATTTTTTTTGCGGGATACAGTTGGATGTTTTATGGGTCTGAACAACGCAAACGTAACGCAACAGCTTTGAGTTCGTCCTATGTGCATCCACTAAATAATGCACTTTTTTTCACCCGCAAAAATAAACTTTTTCAGTTCCTAATTATTTGTTGTTCTAGCTTTGTGTTAAGTCAAAAAAAAAATTTATCTATTCAAGTCTATAGTGAACCAATCAAAATCTACACACCAAGACAAAGGTTATAGACTTATAGTTACACGGTACTGACAGGAAAGTACCTAATAGTTCTAAACGAAGTAAGAAATTATTTCATGATCATGATATTTGATAGCGTTCATCTAGCTAATCAGTGATAATTAGATACTTGCACATTTTGGGAATCATGTACCGTTGAAGATTCAGAAATGCATAAACACAAATTTGTGTCTGAAAAACAAAAGGGTGCAATCTTGTGGCATTATTGTACTAATCCAAAAGAAGCTACCGACAGTTCCTTTTATCTGCCAGAAACTATCAAGAAAGTATACACGGTACTGGTGTCCTGTCATCGTGATATTTACTCTACAAGTACAACAGCCATCGGTAGAAACTAAACAAACTTGGTGTGCGTGCTGCCATGTTGCATACCCAAATTATATATGTTTATTAGAGTAGTGAGCTCCAGGAAGAAGGCTGCTGATAGGCGCTAACCTATAATTAAGCAACACGCTCTCCACAGCCGTTGACATTGCAAGTTGGCAAaggtctccaaagcatcgtactgACATTTATATAACAAAACGAGGAGTGCTCCACGAAGAATCTATCTAATGTTTGATTAGGGCAATTTGGTGTGTGTGCTGTACAGAATATGTAAGCTTAAATGGCTGGCGATCTCACAATCTGTGTATTATGGCTCCACAGTTGCTTCACTTGATCACACAATCCATTCATTTATTTGTATTACCCATCACATCCATAATTTGGTTCATATTGCAAGTTGAGTCGAACAGGTTTCGGGCCGGTTCGTCATGAAGCTAGAATTGGTCCAAAACACTCCACACCACAAAAAGTCAGAATCAAACCATAAGTAATTTCTGTTTTATGTGTGGCTAATTCTGATGAGATatagtttttttttgcgggtgatgaGGGATACATGTATAAGTGTTGACGTTAGAAAACAAATCGACGGAAGTGTGGGGAACAAGATTCTTACGACTACGACGAAAAAGGATTCTCATGACAAAAATAGATATCACGGGGCAACATATTATAGGAGTGTTCTTTATCAAAACCATCACCAAACCAAAAACATTAGAAACGTATATCTTTTTCACATAAGGGTTTAAGAATTCATAGATGGTACTATTTTGGTCCCATAGAGATAATGAAAGTTTTGAAAATTCCAGATCATTCTGGATACAATTTTCAATCATGTCCAAAATATTAGAATTTAATTTGAAATTTCAAGAAGTGTATGTTTCTGTGAAATTTGATCGGATTTTAAAACCCTAATTCGAAATTGCACTAATTACGGCATGTAATGTAACGGATCTAATGTCTGATCCGTGCTTCACACAAGGTGCGGTCAATAGAACTCAAACAACAACTTTGTGATGGCCTGCAACAAAAGATATGGTTTTCAAATAATATACTCTCTTGGTGTGCTGCCATTCTGCCAACCTGATTAATAAGATACGAAAATTAATATAAGCAACGCGCTCTCCACGACCGTTGACATTGCAACGGCCGCTGATCATGAACTCCTAGGAGCATCTCGGAGTGTATATTCAAAACCAAGATGagcaagtttttttttttttgaaggaaCCAACCAAGATGAGCAAGTTGGTGCGCCGTAGAATACATTGTTTTCGTATGAACTCTACTGTAGGCCAGTAGGACAAAGCCCCCACTGAATTTTTTGCTATTATTATTGAAAGTAAACCAGTGCAGGAGAGCTGTACAAAGTAGAATACGCGAATTTATTCGGCTGAGGTGTAATCTATCGAGCTGTTGTTCAAGTGAGCTAGTCCGTACGTGAGTAGCTTACGGCACTGGACAAACGGAAACGTAACGCAACAGCTTTGTTTGAGCTTGAATTGGTCGTCCGTCTGTTCGTTTGTGTTATTGGCGGTAAACATGATATTGTTCTTTTGTTTACTATACTAACGTAGCAGATCTCATTTGGTTTTTGTTTTTGTCAACTTCAAATTAAAGTAACTAAATAACAAATGAATTCTTAAGTTTTTCCATTTACAAAGGACTGTAGCAACAGTCGCATTAGCGAGAGACTCGAAGTCGTACTCTAGCAACGTGTCGATGCTAGGTTTTTCCATGATTACTCTAGCAATTTTCCCTAGATTTCTTTTATTTTCGTTTGATTTTTTCAGGTAATACGGAAAATTTAAATTATATTTTTTTGGCAATTTTAAAACAGCTTTAGTAAAATTGAGAACATTTTCCAAAAAAAcatgatattttttaaaatataAGGACAACTTTTTCacaacacaaacattttttaaacacGAAAAATTTGTGAAAATCTCGAACACTTTAAAAAAACACGAACATTTGAGAACAAAATTTGATACTGgcgacattttttgaaattttaaagattttgtaaaatcatgattttttaaaaattcccaaacattttttgaacttaATAGAAAAATAAATATGGAAACAAATGACATTCTGAACATTTGTTTTTTAACaaataaatattttttgaaatctcaacattttttgaatttatgaacaaaatcTGAAAATACGAACAATTTTTTTTTGGGAGaattgaacattttttttaaaagagCCGCTATGAGATAGACCACCCCTAATGGACCCCATGAGCCCCATATGGGGCGCCACTTCCATAATGAAGAGCTTGGCGAATTGGACTTTGGAGGGAGTCCTTCCCTCCTTAGGACAACTCCAATGGACTAACGCATTTCGTTCGTCCGCATCCGTTTTTCTCCACGCAGACAAAAACATAGCCCAATACACGACACAAACGAGTCGATGTTTGTTTTGTTGTCTGCTTCGACTCATTTCCAGCCCAAATTTGGAATGGGTTTGCGTCCGTGCGGATAGCCCTTGATGCCGTGGGCGTCCTCCCCTTGCCCGCATGTAGGTGGCACACCATCTCCATTCCCACCTTTCCCCTCCCAGAACCCTCTTCTCTCCTTCCCTAAAACCATGGTCGACGCACCCAACCCCTGTCGCTGCCCGTAGACCTGCCATGGCCGTCTCGTCATGGTCGCTTGCGCCATGGCCCAGGTGAAGCTAAAGAAAGAGGTCACCCTGAAGCAGTGAGCGACCAAAAGTGAGAAGTGGGGCAACCAGAGGAGGAGGGGTAAGGCAAAATTAGATATTACCGCCATCGTCGCCTTTGCCGCCGCTCAGGACGGACATCTATGGACGCCGAGGCCATCGCCGTGAAAGTCGACAAGCCACCCTCCCCATGCTTAGTATTGGCATCCGCGTCTCGGCCCTTGTTGCAGCCGCAACCGTGGCAACCAGCTCAGATTCATAGGCGGCCCACCCACCTAGCTTGCAGATGCATCGTCCATGTCAACATCGCCGCCGAAAAATTTGATATTTTGATCAAAAGCGtgaaaaatattttaaaatgcgaGCATTTTTTGAAATGTGAACAATTTCCAAAACGGCGACttgttttgaaatttgtgaacatattCTAAAATCAAGATATTTTTGGAAATTCCAAAGAAGAATCTGAACCCACGAACATTTGTTcgaaattcttgaacattttctaATCGCCTTAAATTGTTTGGATTCTGAAGAAACGAGGACATTTTTGAAatactgaacatttttttaattgagaaatttttattgaaaatataatATGTTTTATTAAGAACACGATTTTCTTGGAAACTTAAAAAAAACATCACAAACATTTTGTGAAAATGTGATCACTTCTTAAAATTCCGACCAATaataaattctgaacatttttataAGTTGTGAACAATGTTTATTATTCTTTCAAAATTTGGGAACCTCTGAATTTTTTTAGatatcctaattttttttttgaaattctctAACATATTTTGAAATTGTAAACAAATTTAAAAAGTAGGAACATGTTTTATGTACCATAAAAGTTGGAACAACAAACATTTttcaatttgtgaacaaatttagaTAAACAGGAACATTCTTTAAAATTGCAGACAATTTTTTAAAACAGAAACATTTTTGAAAATCCTGAACATATTTTGACTCCAAAAATAAACTTATTTTTTGAACAAATTCTCAAAGGGGGCATTTTGTTAATTATGATTTCAAATGTTCCTAAAAAAATTGtaaagtttaaaaggaaaaagaatAGAATAGAAACAAAACAATAGAAAATTGAAATAAACTTGAAAAAGAAGTAAAATAAGAACAGGAaataaacaaaaacagaaaaaagaaaaactaagaaGTCGTAAAAATGAATACTTTTGTAGTCTAAAGACACTGTTTATTAATGATCATAAACAAGGTTCGGGAGGATACAATTTAGGTCCGAAGAATTATGGAGCCATAGATGGCGTCCTAAAGCATGCTTAGTAAGGCTATGTGCCTCAGTATTCATATCACATCTTTCGAAGATGAAGGAGTATCTCGTAAACTGCGTTGACGTCGAAATGATCTCGTTGATATTGCTTGCATATAGACCGCATGTGCCCTCATGTGTTTCATTGATCACAATCTTACAATCTTAAGCAATGACCttaccctcgcaaaaaaaaaatctTAAGCAATGACCACATGTGATAATGGTAGATCAAGGGTTAGAGCAAGGGCTTCTCGGCATGCCGAGGCCTCAAGTGTAGCTGGATTCATCACCCCCGAGCATTTAAGCGCCGAAGAGCCTAAGTATTCCCCCATTCCATCCCTTCAAACTGCACTATACGAGCCTTCATTAGAGTTTTGTTACATAGCCCCATCAACTTTAATTTCTGCAAATCCTTGAGCGGGGAAGTCCACCAGCGGTGAGGCGTTCTATTTGCTGCCGCGGGATCCTGTACCACGGTAATCCCGCTGAAAATAGGCTGGCCCATGTTGATCGCTCACACCGCTCCCCAGTGCGTTTCAGTGACGGTTTGTCGCGATAAGCGTCATATatgatacttcctccgttccaaaattcttgtcttaaatttgtctagatacggatgcatCTAGTTGcgttttagtgttagatgcatccgtatctagacaaatctaagacaagaattttgggacggagggagtattacgtaATTAAGGGCGGATACTAGCTGGTGGATAATATATATATTTGAAATAAACTAGTGGATAAATTTCATAACGGGCTAACAAAGTAAGCCCAAATCAGAATTCAACCGGGCTGGAAAGTAGTCCCCATTAGGCACCTCTCTAGTTCTAAAAAGAAAACAACAGAAAGGCCCCTCTCTTTACTCTGTTTTtctaaaaattacaaagggggcaAGCAGAGGAGTGGTTGTACTGTATCTCCATGTTCCGTTCTGTTTTGCACCGACCTGGAAAAAGAAGCACAAGCAGAGGAGTGATCGATGGCGTCCAGAGATCCATCCATGGAGCTGAAATTAATACAGCGTGATGCATAGGAATTATtgcctaagagcatcttcaacagccgcgcTAAGCGCCGCACGCAAAAAACCTGTTTGTCGCGTGCGCTTCGGCTGGTTTAGCACGGccgccagcgctggctccagcagccgcgctataatgcagcgcgcgtGCCGCTCCAGCAGAGCGCAAAAATACACAGCGCGCGCCGCACAAACCACATATACATTTCAAAAAAGAAGAGCAAAAATgatcaaacaaacaaaataaatcaacaataaatagtttaATTTTGTTatcattacaactcaaacaaatagtttatcgttcaatacaacaaataatgcaataaacacaacaaataatgcagaaatcatgatgctctttgtcgtccataccaataaacacaacaaataatgcagaaatcatgatgctctttgtcgtccataccatgcccaccactcttcaatcagatcattctgaagttcattgtgcgttgcgggacgccgaatggcatgataggaggcaataaaacgggctaccctttcagccctccgtcgcactcgcacgggatgtcccaagagttcatactgtgagtagtctaaatcttggccacgcttattctcgatgatcatgttgtgcatgatcacacaagtgtgcatgatgtaccaaagcatttgttgatcccaaaatctagccggtcctctcacaatagcaaattgtgCTTGCAGAATCCCaaatgctctctccacatcttttctagccgccgcctgagcattgtggaaatcaagatattTCTTACCTTTtggctttttcaacggcttcacgaagGTTTGCCACTTTAGATAGATGacatccgctagataatagccataaTTGTACGTacgaccatttgctacaaactgcaccggtggcaactcaccgtttgcaatcttattcatcagtggtgaccggttgacaacatttatgtcattcaaagatccaggcattccaaagaatgcatgccaaatccaagtctcctgatcggccaccgcttcaaggattatagtggaacctttTTTTTTGGGcatggaattgcccatgccatgcctttggacaattcttccaactccagtgcatgcaatctattgagccaagcatgccaggaaagccgcgcgctttgttcatcgccaatagtcttgcggcgtcttcagcagtgggagatctcaaatactcctcaccaaacacttgcacaattcccactgcaaagcgcttgacacacatgatgacttggctctcacccatagctaagtgatcatcaactagatcagccgggataccgtatgccaacatacgcaaagcggctgtcaccttcagaaaggtgctatgcccgagctctccggcggcattcctcctttgctggaaaaaccggtcatggcttgctagtttctctgcaatgcgcctgaataAGTCGGTGCTCATGCTAAACCGGCGATGAAAATACGActccgggtatgtgggattctccacgaaatagttcttcatcaatctgttatgggcatcaATCCTATCTCTCCAAATTTTCTCTCGACCCATAACcaaaccaccgtgcttcggttttttattgatatgcatagctaggatcattgcaagatcctcctcctcttccatatcaaattattcttcggaagaatcaaacgacgaactcatctacaatgttcaacactatactataaaaactacaattcaaaacatgccccaaattcatgaagtttgagcaatgcataccttgtaggcgttttgtcgaacaccttgcgggcacgGCGCGGCAGCGAGCGCTTAGGCGCTATTCCTCGGATGACGGAGGCGCGCGAGCGCCGGCAGGACTAGGAGGGGATGGGGCGAaagcgcggcggcgcggggataggccggggaagcgcctGAACGGTCGCCgggggggcgcgggcggcggcggcgacgcggccgGATGGGGGTGGAAGCGGAAGAGGAAGTGCGAgagcgagcgctcgagtgtgctgCGCGCTGCAGCGGGCGTCCGAAGTATGCGCGGGGCAGTGTTTCCGACAGCGCGCCCAACTCGTTTTATCGCGCGCGCGCTAAAACCGACTAATTTGCAGCGCGGCGTTAGTatagcgcgcctgttggagatgctctaaactgGAGCGGGAATTTACAGATCTTTGCTTCATATACAGGTATACAGATCAGCTCCAAGGAATTTCCTAGCTGAAATGGGTGAAGAAGGAGGGGCCGTTGGTGATGAAGTTGTAGTTGAGCTCGCCGGGCCTTGCTGTCCGCTGCCACATCTGGTCGTCGATCATCTCGTCGGTGAGCCCGAACTCCCTCAGCTCGTCCACGGTGTGGTGCACCAGCAGGCTGTATCGGCCGCCCTCGCCGGTCTGCATCACCAGCGTGCCGCCGTTGTCCAGGTTCGCCAGGCCCTCGAACTGCCGCACCGTCCACTTGTACCACCGCATCAGGAACACCCGCAGCGTCAGTCCGTGCGACACCAGCACCAGGTTCATCTCCGGCGCCGGCGGCGCACCGGGCGGCGAGgggggctggaaacggccgatgtCGATGTCGGCGCGGAGGGTCTCCCGGAAGCCCGTGATCCGATCGTACACGTCCGCCGCCGACTCGCCGTCCGGGAACCGGTAGAAGAACCGCCCGTACCGCCGCCGGATCTCCTTCTCCACCCGCATCTTCTCCCGGTCCTGGAAGTTCCCTGCTCACGGCCACAGACAGACACGTGGGTGGTCGATCAGGCCACGTGGTAGTACGAGATAAGGCAATCCATTTCTTTATCCGCATGCAGATCGGGTCGTCGTACCGAAGTCCTGCTCGCGGATGCGGGGCTCCTCGCGGACGCCGGCGATGCGGCGGGCGTCGAAGGCGCGGCCGACCCCGCGGAGCGTCTCGAGGGTGCGCCGGTACGGGGACACGTAGAAGTAGACCTTCCagtcgtcgtcgccgtcctcctcctcatcgtctccgtggccggaggagaggaggcggtGCAGGCGGCGGCCGCAGTCCTCGGCCTGGCGTTGTCCCTTGGGGGTGAGGCCGATGAGCGGGTCGGGGACGCGCGTGTAGGCGCCCTCGTCCACGTTCCCCTCGCTCTGCCCGTGCCGCACCAGCACGATGCGccgcggccggggcggcggcgccgggtacAGCAGCGGGCGAAGCTCCGGGAAgtagtgctgctgctgctgctgctcctgctcccgcgctcCGGACGACGCCTGCGCGCGGCGGCGCGGGACGCCCAACGTGTCCTCGCAGCAGCGGCACTGCAGCCGGTGCCGGGACCGGGGTCGCGGCGACGCCGCTGGCGCCGGGGCGCACCTGGTGGCCGCCGCCATCAACTAATCAGCTATCTTGCGCGGTTGCTACGGCCGCATCGGGTCGCCGGTGGCCAGTGGGGAACAGAGAAGCCGGCCGAGGGTATGTGCGTGGGCGAAGAAGGTTTGTTTTCTAGCGCTCGTGCGGCATGTGCCCGATAGCTACGTGTGCGAGCCAAGAACGACGGGAAGTTCCACGTGTACTACACCATTTTCGAGATAAAAAAACTATTCTACGTGTCCACAGAGAAGCAAATGGGATCTGTATTCTGATTTTAACTGGGCCACAACTACACGGCCTAGTTAGCCAATTGCAATGCAATCCACTCGAAAAAAAAACATTCCTACCTCGTAACTTTAAACAATTAAAGAATTTATAGGGGTTCCCCTAAAAAACACGGGAGCTCCTATACAGCtctgcaggcgcccgttaacgatccggcgcctgcagcgctgctAGCATGGTCCGGCTCATTAGCATGCTGCCCCAAgttttttttaatttctttttatgaaaaaaatatgaaatgGAGAAAGGTTTACAGATTTTaaagaaaaaagttcatccatttgaaaaaaATACGTTCATATCTTTAAAAAAGGTTCATTaatctgaaaaaaagttcattcaaattgaaaaaagttcatccaacttagcaaaagttcattaaatttgaaaaaagttcatagaaattgaaaaaaagttcatgtatttttagaaaaagttcatggaactgaaaaaaaagttcataaatagtaaaaaaagttcatccattttcaagacagatgttcattaaattttaaaaaagttcatcaatctcAAAAAAGTTCACAGAATTTTCAATATAAAAAACGAGAACCAGCGCCTAGATTGGCCGGCCCATTTACAGACGCCACAGGCGCCAGTTAGCAAAATGCACGTTAACTGGCGCCtgtggcgccaaataggaaatgcccaaAAACACATCTGCACGTACTTCAAAAGATATAAATTTTACTCGGGCTGTATTTCTGAACAAAACCTGCTTTGAGTTTTAATATTATAAAAATGAAAATAGCAGTTATTGGCGTCAAAAGTTTAAAGATAAAATTAAAAAATATAGACATTGGCCTTTTAATAAAAACTAAAGGAAGTAGCAAAACCTGAGCGGCATCGACACCCTAGCGAGCTATCCTCTCGTCATAGTTTTGAATATTTGGATGAGGGAGGGGGGTGATGTGCCAAATTTAACGAATATACTTTTTATTGATTTATCATTTTATTGATGTATTTTTTGTTAGAACCTATTTTcaaaatatataataaaaatagACTATTGGTGATCAAATGTTTAATGAAACatttacatttgtgcccctaatttgaaagcatgctcaaatttgcccctaattcGGAACCATGCTCAAATTTACCCCTTTGTCGTTAGGTgcacttacagaaatgcccttttgTGCCGTTACCGTCTGGTCAAACGACTTTGACCACTATCTGAACATTTGCTAGACATTTTACCCCCGACTCCATGTGTCACTTACACGTGGAACCCACTATAAAATATATAGGAAAAACTCTTTCTCTTGTGGGTCcgaactaaaaacagaaaaaaatagaaaagactCTCACTCACCCCTCTCTATCACTTACAAGTGGACCCAAccgaaagaataaaaataaaaatactttCTCTCACACAGCCCCCCTCTCTCCCCTAAAATGTTGGTCGTTGGACCCACTGTGAGGGTCAACACCCGCCCTTTCGTGGTCATGGCGAGGCTTGCCGGCTCCGGTGCCCGTCGCTGGTGAAGGGCGGGCGCGCCTGTTCACTACTAGTGAAAAGGCTATACGTGGATGCTTAGTAGT comes from Triticum aestivum cultivar Chinese Spring chromosome 5B, IWGSC CS RefSeq v2.1, whole genome shotgun sequence and encodes:
- the LOC123117648 gene encoding phosphoglycerate mutase-like protein AT74H, encoding MAAATRCAPAPAASPRPRSRHRLQCRCCEDTLGVPRRRAQASSGAREQEQQQQQHYFPELRPLLYPAPPPRPRRIVLVRHGQSEGNVDEGAYTRVPDPLIGLTPKGQRQAEDCGRRLHRLLSSGHGDDEEEDGDDDWKVYFYVSPYRRTLETLRGVGRAFDARRIAGVREEPRIREQDFGNFQDREKMRVEKEIRRRYGRFFYRFPDGESAADVYDRITGFRETLRADIDIGRFQPPSPPGAPPAPEMNLVLVSHGLTLRVFLMRWYKWTVRQFEGLANLDNGGTLVMQTGEGGRYSLLVHHTVDELREFGLTDEMIDDQMWQRTARPGELNYNFITNGPSFFTHFS